The Corynebacterium suranareeae genome window below encodes:
- a CDS encoding fluoride efflux transporter FluC: MIFLYAAFGGFFGGFLRWTLAQLFPGKRATLTANTLACFVGGFVVSLELPHLYTALLIAGFCGALSTWSTLAKELGQLINDKKWWPMLGYLSLTFALGYLAVFLGMRF; the protein is encoded by the coding sequence ATGATCTTCCTGTACGCAGCTTTCGGCGGTTTCTTTGGTGGCTTTTTGCGCTGGACGCTGGCGCAATTATTCCCAGGTAAAAGAGCGACTTTGACAGCTAATACCTTGGCATGTTTTGTTGGTGGGTTTGTCGTCTCATTAGAACTACCCCACCTCTATACCGCTTTGTTAATCGCAGGTTTTTGCGGCGCTTTGTCCACGTGGTCCACATTGGCTAAAGAGCTCGGTCAGCTAATTAATGACAAGAAATGGTGGCCGATGTTGGGCTATCTCAGTCTGACTTTTGCGCTTGGCTATTTGGCTGTTTTTCTAGGGATGCGGTTCTAA